In Oryza sativa Japonica Group chromosome 11, ASM3414082v1, the following are encoded in one genomic region:
- the LOC4350852 gene encoding uncharacterized protein: MDWDSATPGFRARVKDLTGPLPAEREGVDVKEERLHEAVELAVDFHSALAYHVVGYVRAALGEDELALDSLRLARDLAPSDLGIAFTLAKRYAAREQFDLAVEACQRALGRGDADLVDPQLNAVFESRHLEPSKEARISTAKNGLKQLLISALSKIAIPMARDRWNGMSEETRRSFLTVGIDEMVAYCCAKPSDECQMSALTGALDFVKDNREWICWLCPQCEMTFLTAKTFQLHVEDDEFSRSQEFKESLLFVPERISDEQTEFIKCWTLPSDVNPTEEAEGEKILTKIKSTFQYLKDKKALSVDLFDNLIKFTKNRIEEAVTQNYSCITSLDPGGLLLLGTYLDLLRLRVGDAEQDSRDNFGGGVVQDACVLSIGTDENVLRITDGSSNQDALFSWLSRPSRQDPFTSWDNMRQACLDKGTHALGKLNGRAAALIEKVNLKRGLTATQTYEAYFGEKAKIDIEIMQLVAEVDNLKKNLLEVCTYDYREIILPAMKDFLWAKLCNVPPKGVSSSEGDKVSEASIENRDPVQEDINAGLNIISPESVLQEDDGKATEDNLQGGDSTVPDCNGVEELPGDSKVLQSGKKLELPPRANTSTLGSSETPMEKENKTSSPSDYSGSNEGSANISSNGVTGTAYPNSENELKSLFSALLSLWHLRPFTDKFMKKAPLYPHFGVSGKDRNCMLCYLFHSFNAFSDKSDSTATYRLSCLRPSFIKILEEANVSLKEETNLAVKYIEIVLNMVHTSETAKCISNNSKNILYKTTLFSSCPDHRCLSHELFGMHKNATESTYFLNVGASELRNIEMNTFADVIKSVDKKFHCNTESNAHNHPPCYFTTAFGYPSENDSHLVSGLLVSIAAPLDINPVYEGLHSECKYTMVSAVFRAEGRDICLAREEEKWLVYDNSLREVKEFDSWEKVLEEYSRSSFCPQIIFFERIDPVSEAAGTEVTV; the protein is encoded by the exons ATGGACTGGGACAGCGCCACCCCCGGCTTCCGCGCGCGGGTGAAGGACCTCACCGGGCCACTCCCGGCCGAGCGGGAAGGGGTTGACGTCAAGGAGGAGAGGCTCCATGAAGCGGTGGAGCTCGCCGTCGACTTCCACTCGGCGCTCGCGTACCACGTCGTGGGATACGTGCGCGCCGCGCTCGGGGAGGACGAGTTGGCGCTCGATTCCCTTCGCCTCGCCAGGGATCTCGCCCCCAGCGACCTCGGCATCGCCTTCACCCTCGCCAAGAGGTACGCCGCTAGGGAGCAGTTTGATCTGGCGGTGGAAGCGTGCCAACGCGCGCTCGGCCGAGGTGACGCTGATCTCGTCGACCCGCAGCTAAACGCCGTCTTCGAGTCCCGCCACTTGGAGCCGAGCAAAGAGGCGCGGATCTCCACTGCTAAGAATGGCCTCAAGCAACTCCTTATCTCCGCCTTGTCGAAGATCGCCATCCCGATGGCCCGAGATCGTTGGAACGGCATGAGCGAGGAGACGCGCCGCAGTTTCCTGACAGTGGGTATTGACGAGATGGTAGCATACTGCTGTGCTAAGCCGTCTGACGAGTGTCAGATGAGTGCTCTCACTGGTGCACTGGACTTTGTGAAGGACAATAGAGAATGGATCTGCTGGCTGTGCCCTCAATGCGAAATGACTTTCCTCACTGCGAAGACCTTCCAGTTGCATGTTGAGGATGATGAGTTCTCCCGGTCCCAGGAGTTCAAAGAATCGCTGTTGTTTGTGCCGGAGAGGATATCTGATGAACAGACAGAGTTTATTAAGTGTTGGACTCTGCCATCTGATGTCAATCCTACTGAAGAAGCTGAGGGAGAAAAGATCTTGACCAAGATCAAGAGTACATTTCAGTACCTCAAGGATAAGAAGGCTCTATCTGTTGATCTTTTTGACAACCTGATCAAATTCACGAAAAACCGGATTGAAGAAGCTGTTACCCAAAATTATAGCTGCATTACTTCTCTGGACCCTGGAGGGCTTCTGTTGCTGGGGACTTATCTGGATTTGCTTCGATTGAGGGTTGGTGATGCCGAGCAGGATAGCCGTGATAATTTTGGTGGGGGAGTTGTTCAAGACGCTTGCGTTCTATCTATAGGTACTGATGAGAATGTGCTAAGAATTACTGATGGTTCTAGCAATCAAGATGCTCTGTTTAGCTGGCTATCTAGACCTTCAAGACAAGACCCATTTACATCATGGGACAACATGAGGCAAGCCTGTCTAGATAAGGGAACTCATGCCCTTGGAAAGTTGAATGGAAGGGCCGCTGCATTGATAGAGAAAGTTAATCTGAAACGTGGCTTAACAGCGACGCAGACTTATGAAGCTTATTTTGGTGAAAAG GCTAAAATAGATATTGAGATCATGCAATTGGTTGCCGAAGTTgataatttgaagaaaaaccTCTTGGAAGTCTGCACTTATGATTATCGTGAAATCATTTTACCAGCTATGAAAGATTTCCTATGG GCTAAACTGTGTAATGTTCCACCTAAAGGGGTCTCAAGTTCTGAGGGTGATAAAGTTTCTGAGGCAAGTATTGAAAACAGAGATCCAGTTCAAGAAGATATTAAT GCAGGTCTCAATATCATCAGTCCTGAATCAGTCTTACAAGAAGATGATGGAAAAGCTACCGAGGACAATCTACAGGGTGGAGATTCAACTGTGCCCGACTGTAATGGTGTCGAAGAGCTTCCAGGCGATAGTAAA GTACTGCAATCTGGCAAGAAGCTTGAGTTGCCTCCAAGAGCTAACACAAG CACCTTGGGAAGCTCAGAGACTCCTATGGAAAAGGAAAACAAGACTTCCTCACCATCTG ATTACTCTGGCTCAAATGAAGGGAGTGCAAACATTTCGAGCAATGGAGTAACTGGAACTGCCTATCCAAATAGTGAAAATGAACTAAAGTCCTTGTTTTCGGCTCTCCTG TCATTGTGGCACTTAAGGCCCTTCACTgataagttcatgaagaaagcaccGCTTTATCCTCATTTTGGAGTTTCTGGAAAAGATCGGAATTGTATGCTGTGCTACTTGTTCCATAGTTTCAATGCTTTTAGTGATAAGAGTGACTCTACAGCAACTTATCGACTGAGCTGTTTGAGACCTTCTTTTATCAAGATTTTAGAAGAGGCGAATGTTTCGTTGAAG GAGGAAACAAATTTGGCAGTGAAATATATAGAAATAGTGCTTAACATGGTGCATACATCAGAAACTGCTAAATGTATCAGCAACAACAGTAAAAACATTCTGTACAAAACAACACTCTTCTCCAGTTGTCCTGATCATAGATGCCTCTCGCATGAACTTTTTGGGATGCACAAGAATGCAACAGAGAGCACATATTTTCTCAACGTTGGTGCAAGTGAACTGCGGAATATTGAG ATGAACACTTTtgccgatgtcataaaatctgTCGACAAGAAGTTTCACTGTAATACTGAGAGTAATGCTCACAATCATCCGCCATGTTACTTCACAACTG CTTTTGGCTATCCAAGTGAGAATGATAGCCATCTTGTCTCTGGATTACTGGTCAGCATAGCTGCCCCCTTGGACATTAATCCTGTTTATGAAGGCCTGCACTCAGAATGCAAGTATACTATGGTTTCTGCG GTATTTCGTGCTGAGGGGCGAGATATCTGCCTTGCTCGAGAAGAGGAGAAGTGGCTTGTATATGATAACTCACTCAGGGAAGTCAAG GAATTTGATTCATGGGAGAAAGTGCTTGAAGAATACAGTCGTTCCAGTTTCTGTCCACAGATAATCTTCTTCGAGCGTATCGACCCAGTTTCAGAGGCCGCGGGCACAGAAGTCACAGTCTAG